The DNA region atgacactaccaacttctcaggatgcttaaattgtccccaccaacttttaagcaaccttatttacattatataatgacttcagttatataggtcatttagattggatTCCCATATGTTATAAGGATATAATTGACCCTTCTATTATTTAGTGAATTATtgtcattatgttcagatttacattgaccccctttcacttgctgaatgttgaCGTTAATTaaaatgtgagaaatgtagtaaacTCTGCcagaaactatagaaccagaaaaacgtgagcaagaagctgctgagGGAGAGAAGTCCCAGGACGCGGTCTGTGTTTCACAGGAAAGtgttgaaagtaaaaaaaaaataattaaaaaaacaacaacaacaacaaaaaacgaagAATGCCAGAGCATGTTGGGACTTTACACTTTTGAagctaaatacttattagtgaatttcatttattaattaaaatgtatgtttttttttctaaatattcatgattatttttatttgcagcccaaTCATACATTTTTTCAGATGATCATAAATTGATCATAATCAAGGTAAAAAGTTGAATTCATccgattcagatttttttccataATTGCCCAACccattgcattgatcatttagcctatcaagtaattaggttcatattcgagagaaatgtagccctgacaccCGTTCACCcactttggtcttattaatgctcCGTCCCCAgctaaaagtgtacatgcagtgtaagctgttatatcgtccctaccaatgttgagaccaaacctacgcccttgcaaatAATTATAATTCCACCCACAAAATCCATCCTTAAATCAAACCCCACGCTCATACAGTTTGTTATAAAGCAAACCGTGTGTAAATCTGTCAGGAATTCATTACGAATATGTTAGTGGGGaaatcactttttttctccttaagtgtttttattatattcACTAAAGACAGAGGATCCAAACCGCTGTCCACAGGACAATATTTTGCGGCACCTAtttgacttttatttatttatttatttataactttttATTAacatgataaaaaaacaaaggtgAAACGCCGGTTGCAGTAGATCCCTTCAAGGAAGTCCTCTGACGCAAGATGGCTGTCGGTTACTTGCGCCGCCATCTCCACCTTTGTAAATCTAGCTTTCTGAATGTAATATCTACAAAGAACCAAGAACaactaaataataaaaaataatagcgatttttttttttaaatgaaaggttactactgtattttttatttttcatgatgacgtgtgttatattaccatatgCATGCTGAAAAACGTCACTGTTATTATTTGTGATCTGGACCTTTTTGTTGTTGGCAAAATATCAAGCTAGCGTGAATGACACTGAAACTTTTCCCAAAACTTGACACTCAGCTGCACCGGTTCCTCTTCCACTTGTCAATTAGAACTTAATGACCCATTTAGAACATTTCAGACCAGCTTTCTGGAGTGATGATATAACTGTATTTAAGGCTGAGATTAGCAGACTTTTATGTGTCTATATAAGTTTTATGGAGGGGATGACACACTGTAGAATATTAgaataaataagaaaatatGTATTGTGGTGCTTATAAGGGAGTAATTATGTCTGGCCTAGGTTGAAGTATGTGCAACAATGAGGTCCTAAATTAGCAGCGACATTTGTGCAACAATtagaataaaatatgaataaaatgttTCTATAAATAGGAAAGCGATGTGCAAGTTTATgcacaattttatttatttattttattattttatttaatttaattatgcAGTGATATTTAACAAGTTTAAAGAGTGTTTATGGAGAGTTcagttttttgtgtttattcaggGTGGTGGTGGCTCTAAGGAAGAAGCTGTCTCTAAGCCTGTTATTTCTCGTTTTGTGGGACCTGTAGAGTCTGCTGGAGGGCAGCAGGTCAAAGAGGTAGTGCCTGGGGTGAGACAGGTCCTTAACAATGCTGTCAGTTCTTCTGTGGTTGTGAGAGCAGGCGATGTCCTCACCAGAGGCGTAGCAGGGGACCCCAGGGACccgaggcaacaagcaacatggggcccttctgtgtcacgtgacacacatacagtataatgaacacaaaggtgtgGGGGTGCGAGTgcacgctgcgtgcacgtgcggtcatcttgaccataaaagtggcgaaaactaagcactttacactgactcgtatggatgtacttacattcgttcatggacgcacacattttaacaggtggccgtcctctgctcaaaatgcgcaccttacgcctattctcgctcccagaatacgcagcgcttgtgacgtagaaCAAtagcaggactggttgctatgggaacgtacagtataatgaacacaaaggtgtgGGGGTGCGAGTGCACGTTGCGggcacgtgcggtcatcttgaccataaaagtggcgaaaactaagcactttacactgactcGTATGGATGTACTTACTACTGACGTAGAACAAtagcaggactggttgctatgggaacgtacgcatacccaaggaaccttgctaaaaggagtattaaaattgctaataaaatcgtttaggattattttagatgcatatatgttatattttgttcatagagtattcgacgaggaatacgatagacccataaatactttttgggaaaaatctacatttctttaagtagtcacatgaataatgaggtggcctgtgaaaatcaacataaaacaactcggcatggactttccagagagtacttgttgagtcactctttaaaaaatcatgtggtattaatagctggttggactttcttaaacatgtataatctatgtGACATGggtagtgctgattgggattgataacagaatcgttagataatcggccaaatgattccatggtatttaaACACTCCCTAcaattgtcgctgcgacagtgcagtaaagctgcgtgtgctaaatctgttggccttccgggggcccctgctggctgggggccctaggcaattgcctggtttggctAATGGGATGCGACGCCTCTGGTCCCCATGCATCTTCAGGCACGCATTCCCTAACACAGCCTTTACTTTCATTTTTGTGCTAAACCTTCTTTGTAAACCAGAAAAGCTTTTGAGAGAATGGTCAGTCTAAGCGTCCTAAATCAAatccattttttgttgttgttttttttctacagaACTAATTATTTAATTAGAGAATGGATTGAAGGAAGTTATGAACAGTCATCATCCCGTATTGCAGTAGATGTTCTACATGATCAGCAGGCTTTACAGGCAGGTTTTAGAAAGCCGtttgcctttttaaaatgatcataattTAAGGTAAGAGGTAttaatctgaataactctatAATGACTGgacttttgtttcatgtaaCTGTGTTGGCATATGTTGTATtaaaatgcaatgtaaagtaggCTATGCAGTCACTTGACAGGATGACTAAAgcctgttatttatttattttattttttgttattggtATTCCTCACATATGCTAAATCTAGACAGACTGCTCAAGGAAGAAGCCCAAAACATAACACCAGAAGCAAAGGATACTGTGGATTTGGATGGTTTGTACCTTCATGTTTTTAGCACTTAAAAGTTTGAGCATCTTGGAATGATGTAAATGAATATTAAGCATTATGAATATGAACACAATTTCCCACATGTCCATGTTGGTTATTTTCTCATGTTATTTACCAGATACCGAGGGCTCACATCTCCCAGAACCGAGTAAACACTCTGGATTCCAAATATTTCACAAAGTCTCACATGATCTGCAAAGCAGATTTTGACCAGAGGCTAGAATTAACTCACAATGTTGCCTCAGATGAACAGTTTGATCTACTTTTAAAGAACAGGCATGTCATGAAAGACTTAGATGATTATGGAGCCACTAACATGGTACACAAAATCGATTAATTACAAGCGTCATCATCACAGCTAATCAATGACCAGACCTACATTTGCCATTGTGAAGACAATGCGAAAACACTAGAGGAGGCTAAGGATCCATGTTTGCAAACAGGTGAACCAAAAGATCGGAATAGAACAGTAGGGTCAGTTGCAGGTCATCCATGAGGACTAAGATGGATTAAAGAGTTTAATTGTTTATTGATAAATGAGGAAGGATACATTAAAAATGTGTGTCCTCTGCAGATGCTTCAAGAGATTTAGTTAACAGATTGAGCTGCCAAGACCGAATGTGTCCTCAATTGTATCTGATGCTTGTGACAGTACGTGTTTGGGTGAGCGACTTTAGGTTCAGACAACAGAAAATGTCAGTAGGGCACAATTTGTAACCAGTGCTTTCTGACATTTCTCAATTCCGTGTCTTTAAAGGCCCACAAGCAAGCACACAGAGGTATTGGACACGGGCCACTACATTGTGGAAAAACAATCATTCAAGGCTGTAGCCACAAAGTCCACCAGAAGATCCGTTCTGAGCAACCTCTGCAACCAATGTGGTTAAGATTTCCCATCTTTGAAAGAGCTGAAGAAGCACAAGTGTGGAATATGAAATTGCACCAGAGAATTCATACACAGGAAAACCTCATCATTGCACCACTTGTAACAAGTGCCTCACTCATGCTGACATATTAAAAGAACAACAACGTACCCAGACAGGAGAGGGACCGTACTGTTGCACAATGTTTGGGCTAACATTTAAACACCTAGATCATCTGAAATCACATCAACGCAAACATCTACTAGACATGTGAAATGAAGTTACAAGGGCATTGAATCATTGCTATGTTGTCACTTTATTATGAGTTGACATTTACATGTTCTGTAGTCATCATGTGTGTTCTTTATGGATATTTAAAAGAATAATGACAAGAAATATTATATCATGGTTTTGTAATTGTAGCATCCCGGTTGAAAAGATGGGTCTCTCAaattgatggtttacaacttttatttcacaccttgatgtaaacacaatgtaagagctacggtgcaaacaaataaaacaacacaattaacaaCTTTTACTTTATTCCCTTtttaaccttatttatatatcaacatgaattgcctatatgaattgccatgACCTTAAATTACCTTATCCTTGACAATCTctaccttgagtgcaatcactgtatatactgtatatatttgtttatatatttaaccttatataattttctatataacacctgcagatggattaaacagcgTTTCTGtttcagcggctgtgtgaagggtaaaaagtaataaggtaataaaccagttgtggctaaacaatagaatATGACTGTTAGCAACCGTGTAGCTTGTCAGTGTTGACAAGTTCGGTTGGGGGGGTGTCACGCCAGTTAGTGAAAGCCAATGtgtgggaagtgacgtatgccgtaaagcagtcagcacatttgtagtttctttttttgtgtgtgtggcagggttcctgccaccctcctccaagTTAATTAGTGatggtgaaagtgatacagaccctcTCAGGATATAAAAGAGTTGCCATTCAACTAGTTTTCAGCCGACATATCATCACACATgttgtgaaaatattttataaaggttgaaaagtttccTAGCGTTGGTTTAAATGCTTGAAAACTTTAGAATTTGTTGTAATCACTGAACATAACaaaatgaaataattaaatttGCAGGAATtgtgttttatatttttaacagtATGTTATTGCACATTACATTGAATTAGTTGTGTACCAGTTGTTAACAGTTGTCTCTATGTCAACATAGCTAAAGTTGGTAAGACTAGCATAAGGCCAGGGATGAAAgttgctagaatttcttgccggaactccccgacgtgaaggtcgccacggagccagattttattttttccccccattttttaaatttttatttatttatttatttgggggggggggggggggggcagggggtcaaacctcttaaactactaaaatgcaaagaaaactgttttagcacagttatttctataacacatacaaaaactaattttcattcaaaattgtattttttcaatgatttgcaaagtaAAAGTAAACAAAACCAGCAatgaccccaacctccatctcctaatttttattttccctcatttcctcacatactaaatgccaaatctcaattttaactacttaagaacataggatatattttaaaattaaagttaatgtaaatattcttcattttttttttttttttaataacaaagatatagcctaagtaacatacattcagaaaaataaggacaaatgacttatatcatgcagagtgaaatggaatatattttgaagatcgcgcaaacattgacttttttaaatcataaggaaatgaataagtagcctaacataaatgaacaaatataagtccagcgTGCACAATGACAGCTAAGAtgctctgaacctccccatcagagtaaataaaactaaatatgataaataagcctcctcaactttttcgttgctcttaaagatttgatccattttatgttgttttgcccttttttttgtcgcatcaattcaacaagctttttcttttttgctgttccagaaaacatgcacatttgaaccaatcaaagCTAACCacttctgctgatcacatgtcagtatgtccaggcgttttgctttgctgcgtgcattcgcacattgacgtaactcatcatcgtcagactcagataactgcagcagctggggaaacctccatgccgtccatggaataaaatcaattataaatattggTGTAAactgattacgctacacaagcactttattatgaatgttgttaacacttgtgtatgtaaatctgattttggtagattgttttcttcttggagctgaaatgcatgtgtggcagcttagcatttttattttttattttttttacatagcgttttgacagttgctgtcatattttcggaatcaaagcaccgtgtaccagaacagcattccggccctgaatcttatactggaacagcattccagccctaaatcttataccggaactgcgttcctgaccgttctggcccactttcacccccgcATAAGGCTAAAACATTTGATATATTCCACCAACATCATGAATGATGACACATCTAATtggtaattttcatttttaaaaattagcaTGAATAACGGATAATTCAGTTGTGCGTTACAAAACAGATGATAATTCAACGCGTTGATACAGTTTTTGGGTTTCACTCACGTCAAATGCGCTTTCGTTTATCCGTGGCTATAGCGGCCACCGTATTACGTCATCATCTTGAAAAACAGGAAGcccagcttgtcataatttgatTCTCTGAACGTGTGTTTACATACTTTAGTTGCCCCAATGAGGTTGTTAAATGGGGAGATTTTGTGAGCGTGCCTTTATATTATATGAAAAACACGAATGCAGCTATATGTAGGTCGATAAATTCTTTTATTTTGCATAAACTTGCTAAGATCGGAAAACCAAGTATCCGCACAGCAGCTACGTTGACAGCAAGTGGAATTCATTCAATAAGCGGGTTTTTAAATGTAGTTACAAATAGACGCTGCGTTATTTAAGATCGTAGTTGCCCCATGCATTTTAAGTTTGTTTCAATATCTTCATAAAACTTAGGCGCAATTGTAATTATGTCAGAATTGGATCCCCTCATTGTTACCTTCCAGGCTCAGCTCTTAGACGTGATGGAGAGTGTATTGAAGACCGCTATGTATAAGGTCACACAACTGgtagaacacggctttttagaagAAGTGAAACGCAGGAACCAGGAGTTGGAGACCCTGAGAATGAAGTTGGAATACGCTGAGATCAGATTAAAGGATCATGGTGAGATTGAAAGAAAAGCAGATGGCGCGTTTGTTGATATTGAAAGTGATGACGATGGCAACACTTCAGAAGAAAGGCTTGTGGAACTGCACAGTGGTAAGACATATACAAACATCCAACCACatgcattaaaaatattagTATTAAAGGCTCTTATTTTCAGATGTTTTCATGTCCTGTGGTGGAAAAATGAAAAGCGACTCTACTGAAAGATTGATCGGCAGCCAACTATGTGAAAGTGAATCAGAAGCAGAGGAACCCCCAGCCATTCTCACCTCAGAAAAGGAGGAAACACATGTGATTATCTTTCATCCGACATTGCAAAGTATAATGAGTGCAATATTCTGTGTAATGGGTGTTCCTTAGGTTGCTGCATGTCTCctttcaaaaaaacaacaaaatcaatTCAGGAACTTTTCATTCAGGCATGAGGCAGGTTATCAGTATTTGACAGGTCAGGCTTTGCAGCTTTTTGTAAAACTATATCAGGTCCCTTCCCATTGTTTGCTAATTGCAATTGGATGAGCTTTGCAAAGTTGACACCACGCAAGTTTTATGTTCCTGAGTCTGACTGCCGTTCAGTAACAGTTTGAGAAGCTTCATGGCCATCATACTGCTCTAAAAATATaaagatatacagtacacacCCGTTCTGTGTATGTAACATTTTTAGAAACAGGACCTATTCTTGACAACATGCAGCAGGGCTTCGTCATACCGCCACAGGTGGCACTAATGAAAATACAGAACTGCAGGAGGAAGGTTAACAATTTGTGCAATTCAATCTTCTGACTGAAGCTTTTTAACACTCTGGAGTTCACGTGGTTGAACCTTGGGCGAGGAAAGTATAACGACAAAAAACACCAAATCCTGAGGGACACCCTAGGTTTTCTAATCAAAtgtttttcaaatgaaaaatgaGGTAACTGAAACATCGACATATTGTaagaattttgttgttgttttgtttctgtAGACAGAAGAACATGTTGACGTGATGCTGACTGTCGATGTGAAGGAAGAAGTCCGTAAGTTTTAAATCGTCCTCTGCATGTGGGACACTGAAGCCttgatttttttggtgtttttttttgtttggttttttttttgccacctttAATTTGCACCCACTCACCCACACATACAGCACATACACACAACACAGCTCAAACCATGATACAGTTTTTACCAATCAGCAGGAACACCATTATTGTACCTTTTTACATTGGTATCTCTTTAAACATGCACACGTGTAGGTATTATATtttcatcactttttttttcttagatatttCATACATTCTACATCTCAGTGAACTCCCTAGGCTGGATCCACACTACATGGTTCAAGGTCTTATAGTTGTAAtacttaattattattaatattggcTGATGTGCAGTTTTGCCATCATGAAATGGGGACACAAATGAATCTGCTATCTTCAGACTGGAATCAGGCCTCTCACAAATGTGGACACAAATGCCATacaaatcatatatatataccaaTGTGAGGGCATCACAAATCATGCGGATCAAATATAAGAACCCAGTCCAAAAAATACCTTGACTCGTGATATATACACACCTAACGATCCTtacaaaatcaaataaatgcATTAATAACACTATAAATGTTAAGTTTTTGCTTTAAAAGCATAAgacattaaattttatttaattaaggTACATTCGAGGTACATCCATATTAGAGGCCAGTGAAGTAATGGCCGAGTTGCTCGAATCAAAATCAGAGTGGTATGCGTAGGCCAAACCGGAACATTTAATACTTTTGTATTGCTTATGAACTGTattattgtttgtgtttttggaCTGCTTCGTGTTATGTTTAATATGGTCTTCTGTGTACTTAGAATGTTTCATGGGTTTCATGAGTGTGACGGGCATATAAAATGTATGCCACTTAAAGAggggggtagtaacgcgttacatttactccgttacattgacttgagtaacttttggagaaaaatgtacttctaaaaatagttttactaagcaatgctttttacttgagtagatttgtatagaagaaacgctactcttactccgctactttgggctacaatagtcgttacatttttcctctttaaatattagattttactttttttcccttcatgccaacagtagctctactagtttcaccaatgagacgtcacaacaataatcacacgactccattataccaatcagactcaagcttgttgTTCTATAATCACGCAAGCcttttcaatcacgtggcgtctttaaagcaccgtaaaaacataaaacgtatttgacatagagcgctgccctcaacatgactcgaaagcgcagattttaacatCTCTCCAAgtattggcaccgattgaccacagaaaaccagagatatgatccttttaatttcataataggaactatgaaggaactattcactattacaaggaactatttttcttcattagAGGACATTCATGCCCTTTGCACGAATGACCCTTCAgttctgcattttttttcttttgccggtagtcaatgattaaaaaaaaaaatctttggcttaatgcctttatgtaataggttatagtacattataataataacagttcatataaataactttgtactgagaaaaaaaatataccattgtgaaataaaaaaatcaaacatcataaGTAGTTACTCCCAATGTTATTCATTACTTCAGTAAtcttttgaccaaatactttcttacttgtacttgagtgatgactacttttacacgAGTAAAacctttggctactctacccacctctgggcaCTTAAAATGTACATGGAAATATGGACAAATAGAATTACTGGTAGTGCTTTACAATTTGGCTTGTGACTCTGGAGGGTAAATACAGCCTAACAGCTTTTTTTGGGTGGGATGTGGGGGGGGGTGTAATTGTTTGTCTCAGGTAAACTGGTAATTTAAACTATTGTTCTCGTCTTCAGATGAAGAATCTGATTCACGCAGTGAAAATATGAGGCTGGAGGCATATGCAGGTGATGACCAGGAAACCACCAAAAACGAAGTGCTATCTAAGAATGGCATACAGACGGACCTGCAGATATCAAATGTTTGCAACATTCCTGAACGGCTGGACACCACAGACACAACTATAGATCTGCTGGTGAAACCACACACTGGCCGGACAGCCATCACATCTCCTCATCACAGAGTTGGATCTGACAGGGAGTGTGATAGAGCCAAACCCAATTGTCCAAATCAGCTGGTAGACTCTATtatagaagatggaaggagcagAGATCAGATTTGTCCCTCGAAATCCTCCGCTATACAAAGGCTCCAAAATCCCGACTCACTTAGTGTTCCAATTAAGCAGGAAGTTTTCATGACCTCAGATGATTGTGTTGAGAACCAGCAAGTGAACAAGAAGCCTTCAACAAAGTCAGTtttcccatgtgcagaaaagcAAATTTCAAAATCTCATGAAACTCTAATGCCAGAAGAACTGATGCTACATTCTAAAGATACCACGTCTGATCGACTGGTGACTCCTATTAAACACCTCAGCAGCACCTTGAAAAAGCCACCTTACACACTGTCAAACAGCACTTCAAGTTTGCCTAAAACACAATCGCAGGCTTCAAACTTGGATCCCATAAACAGAAATCCCTCCACATCAAAGGCTACGCCCCATACTGCACGTTCAGTCCAGCGAGATCACATAGCAAACAAATTAAATGCCACTCTGTGGCCTAACAACAAATCACAATCAACGTCTGCAAACTCTCATCATTCTTATCTTTTATCCAATCCGAATTGGCAACCTGTTTTCAGGCATTCCCTGCGCTGTGGCCAGTGTGGGAAATGTTTCCCTCACCCTAGCAACCTTAAGGCGCACCTGCAAACTCATACAGGTGAGAGACCTTTCTGCTGCTCTTTGTGTGGTCGCAGCTTCACCAAACTGAGCAACCTCAAAGCCCACTGTAGAGTCCATACTGGAGAACGACCGTACTGCTGCTTGGCTTGCGGTAAAAGGTTCACGCAGAAATGTAACCTGAAACGGCATCAGAGGATACATGTTGACTAATGATGGACATACAGCAGTCTTGAAGTTACAGTTTATGGGTGCAAGATATACTTCTAGTTTGTCTTTAAAAGACAGgacaaaatatgtttttaaatgtgtagcaaaatatagaccaaatacttgtaaCGTGCATACTCCAATATAATGTATGTTCTATATGGTACAGTTTTCACAAAATTTATAAGACCTCCTGTTGTAAAGAGGCTATTAGTATCCATTATCTAATATGATGTGCTGAAATGTGGACTTTTTCAGTAGAAACACTGGTGGATTACCTGGGCCTTCAGTTGGAATTTACCTGACTTAATCCAACTTTTGATGTAAACATGATCATGACACAATTACCTGTAATGTGCAAAACGTGTTAAATCAGGGATGGGACCATACTCGCTAGACAGATTCACTGTAAGAATCTTACAAATCTTTCTACCATTAAAGCTGTTAGACTATGTACTGTATTGCAGTTCTTCATTTGAGTACTCTGTAGTATAACTAGCATTACAGATTTAAGAACTGGCAATTAAAATTTCTTTGCATAGTTAGGCAATGCTTAGTTACCATTACATGAGGACTAACGCATATTGTATTGCACCATGTGTTCGCATGTATGCATGCATGGatgcaccaagcgttttacatgcatacatacatctgCACTAGTTAGTATCTGCACTAATTTCATTTTCAGCACTAGcaaatttcattttcatttcacttataACATACAGTCACCTCCAAAAGTATTGAACCAGCAAATTCAAttcctttgtttttgttgtgcaGTGATGACATTTGGCTTTTTTATGCTTTGTCATGTTTAAAGCAATACTAATCTTTTGGTTGCTATAAATGACCTTCAAATGAAGGATGTTTGCTCTAATAATCTAAATATGTAAATCAGGAATTTCATACGACTCTGATAATGGTGAAAATTAAAAGAAGAAAGTTAACACACTCTTAGGGGCTAAAATTTTGAGCCAAATTTGACATCAAGTACTCCCAAGCTCCTTTGTGCCGGATGTAAGAACACCAGGGAAGGCTACAGGGTTATCTGTTTTGGGCTACGAGGCAAATTGTAATGGCTAATGAAGTTACTTAGTTCGAGTGATGTGGTCCCTAATTATGTAGTGGATGCCAGAACTGCTGCAGGCTGATGCCTGACATTTTTATTGGGAGAAGAATCAGCGTAAGCGACCAAGAAATCAAGGTAGGGATGAATGAATTGTTTACCATACTTTTGGAATATCTGACGTCATGAGCGATGGTGGACTGTCTGATGCATTTGATCGACcaaaacatttctgacaattAAAAACAGCCAGagctgttaatcttactttacaaaagtaatgggttaaagttacaaattacttcactAAAAAACAGAGTTACTGTTAGCTcattttaagagtaattagttactcagcaaagtaattgACTTTACTCAATGTGCTACACATTATTATTACATTCTGTAACATTTTttacatcaaagatgtttacattaactgatAAAGTTAAAACACCATAgagtattttagaacatttggtatttatttggatcaaatacATTAGTCATTTGAGAAAACAAATGTAAACTGACCATTAACCAGTGCAAATTGCTTGTTCGGCCTTCTATACAATAAGCAGAACATTATCCTTAAATATTCTGTAAAGTAACAATCTTAAATATTGAAAATCAAGTACAAAAACGgttggaggcagtctttcaggtcctccgcgtgttcgttttcaattcaggtaAGATGGC from Corythoichthys intestinalis isolate RoL2023-P3 chromosome 8, ASM3026506v1, whole genome shotgun sequence includes:
- the si:ch73-109d9.3 gene encoding gastrula zinc finger protein XlCGF53.1 — translated: MSELDPLIVTFQAQLLDVMESVLKTAMYKVTQLVEHGFLEEVKRRNQELETLRMKLEYAEIRLKDHGEIERKADGAFVDIESDDDGNTSEERLVELHSDVFMSCGGKMKSDSTERLIGSQLCESESEAEEPPAILTSEKEETHTEEHVDVMLTVDVKEEVHEESDSRSENMRLEAYAGDDQETTKNEVLSKNGIQTDLQISNVCNIPERLDTTDTTIDLLVKPHTGRTAITSPHHRVGSDRECDRAKPNCPNQLVDSIIEDGRSRDQICPSKSSAIQRLQNPDSLSVPIKQEVFMTSDDCVENQQVNKKPSTKSVFPCAEKQISKSHETLMPEELMLHSKDTTSDRLVTPIKHLSSTLKKPPYTLSNSTSSLPKTQSQASNLDPINRNPSTSKATPHTARSVQRDHIANKLNATLWPNNKSQSTSANSHHSYLLSNPNWQPVFRHSLRCGQCGKCFPHPSNLKAHLQTHTGERPFCCSLCGRSFTKLSNLKAHCRVHTGERPYCCLACGKRFTQKCNLKRHQRIHVD